The following is a genomic window from Bacteroidia bacterium.
CCCCTTTCTATCAACGGCAGCAGCGCGATAAAATCCTGGTCGCTCAGTGTTTTACCGTGCAGCGCCAGACTGGCCAGTGTGGCAAATGCGGCACGTTTGACAAACTCCTCCTCGCGCAAGGCCCAGTCGTGCATCGCTTCGGGAGCGTACGGCGATGCCCAGAACAGATTCATGCAGCACTGATCCGTGAGGTCCCATGAATTGCACGCCTGTACCCAGCGATCCATCTGCGCACGCGAAAGCTTGAGCGGATCGGCGATCAGCGCGGCGAGAATGCGGGCCTCATGCCATCCACTGTCCCACAAGATGAGCGACAGCTCATGATGCCTTTTGGTGCGTTTTGCCAGTGCGCGCACGACAGGCATGCCGGTACCCCATGCATGAGTCGTGTCGATACCATACCGCGCCATACCAGTAAGGTTGGAGGTCCTACCGGCTGATCGCAATTCCTGGATCAGTTCTTCCGCGTATGTTTCAATGGGAGTCACGAATCAATATCGGCAGCCCTGAGAAAATTTCAAATACCTTTGTGACGACTTGCATCACTGCACGTAATTGCAGATATTTAAACTTAAAGAATTATGCATACCACGCATAAATATGGCTCGAAGGCGGATAAAGCGCTGAATCTCTGGATAAAGCTCGCGCGGGCCTACTCCGTTTTCAATAAGGCGAGCGTGCACGACATCCGCGGCTTCGGTCTGACGCAACCGCAATTCGGCGCACTGGAATGCCTCGGGCATCTGGGACCGATGACTATCGGTGAGCTGTCTCGCAAAATGCTCGTCAGCGGCGGTAATATGACCTGCGTCGTTGATAACCTGGAAAAGGAAGGCCTGGTACAGCGATCTACCGATATGTCCGACAGGCGTTCCGTCATCGTCGAATTGACCGAGAAAGGAATACGCACTTTTGAGGAAATATTTCCCCGACATGCGGAATTCGTCGCGGACGTCGCGGCCGTGCTCAACGAGGAAGAACAGGAACAACTCGCTCTCTTGCTGAAAAAGCTCGGTACGAACATTCATTACTGATTTTTTTTTCGTCATTATTTCAAATTCAAAATATATGGTGCGCACATGGTGACTTACAGACCGGCAGCGGAACGGGGACTCACACGAAGCAACTGGCTCCGAAGCTATCACAGTTTTTCCTTCAACACGTATTTCGATCCGAGACATATGCAATTCGGCCCTTTGCGCGTCCTCAACGACGACTACGTGGACGCGGGCGCAGGTTTCCCCATGCATGCGCATCGGGACATGGAAATCCTTACCTGGGTGGTGGAGGGTACTCTGGAACATCGGGACAGCACAGGCGGTCAGGGCATCATCCGTCCCGGCGAATTGCAGCGCATGACAGCCGGCAGAGGTGTGCGCCATTCGGAATTCAATCATTCGCAGGATGAAAGTCTGCGACTTCTGCAAATCTGGATCTTGCCGGATGAGAACGGTCTCGACGCAAGCTACGAGCAACAGAGCTTCGACCCATCCTTGTGGCACAACAGCTTCTATGAGCTCGCTTCAGGTGCCGGCGGCGAGGGCAGCATTACCATCAATCAGGACGTGCGCATGTTCATCGTACAGCTCGATCAGGGAATCGAGGCAAGCAGGGGATTGTCACAAGAACGGGGTGCATACGTCTTCACCATCGATGGTTCACTGACGGTCAACGGTCAGCCTGTCACCACGGGGGATGCGGTCATGCTCGAACGGGAACGCGAAATTCGCATACAATCCGAGACCGGTGGAAGCGTGCTGCTGTTTGATCTTCCGTTGTAGACGCCAAACTGTACCAGACCACCCATGCGTCCTGTGTGAATTGACAGAAACCCTGTATGCCCGGAATCCCGGCGCCACAATCACGCTGCGTTGATGCTGCGGCTGTCCCATAGGGCCTGAGCAACGGCTACGGATCGGACCCCGCCTGGACGGAATCTTCGCACATACCTCGCTCCGTTTTCCCGAGAGTGACGGTGCCTGCCGTAGTGGCGAAGCGCACCCGACAGCGCTCTTTCATTCTCATGTGAAATGCGTATCTTTGATATTGTCACGTTCTACAGACAGCACGCACCGCCTGTTGAGGAGCGCTTCATCCTGTATTCTTTGGACGAAAGAAGAAACGTTTCATCTCGATGATGCATGATTCCGTACGAAATACCCGGCCGCGTCCCGGTAACGATCACGGTATCGACCCGGCCATACTGGACGCCATTCGCAGCGGTGCCATGACCATCGGCGAGGCCCTCGAGCGGGAGCGTGAACGACTGGCTTCGGAGAAGGGTCTGACACGAGACGGTGTGGCGCACTGGAATCGTCCGACGGAGCGAGCCTTCACACGCAAGGAGAGGGAACACACCACCGTGCTCTTCGGCGGCCTGACGTGGAAGCACGAGCGATTGATACAGGCGAATCTGCGCCGCCTCGGCTACAAGGCGGAGTATCTGCCGGCACCTGACGGACGCGCATACGAGAAAGGCAAGGAATTCAGCAATAACGGTCTGTGCAATCCGACGTACTTCACCGTCGGCTGCCTGATCGCCTATCTCCAGGATCTGGAAGCTTCCGGGCTGTCACGCACGGACATCATCGATTCCTATATCTTTTTCACTGCGGGCGCATGCGGACCCTGTCGCTTCGGGATGTACGAATCGGAGTACCGTCTCGCTTTGCGCAATGCGGGCTTCGACGGTTTCCGCGTTCTGATTCTTCAGCAACAAGGCGGCCTCGATCAGACTGCGGAGAACGCCGGCCTGGAGATGAATCTGGATTTTACCCTCGGCATTGTCAACGCGTTTGTTCTCGCCGATGTGCTCAACGATCTCGCCTATCGCACGCGTCCGTATGAACGCACGGCGGGTGCGACCGACCGTGCTCTCGAAGCGGCGATGGAACACGTGG
Proteins encoded in this region:
- a CDS encoding DNA alkylation repair protein, whose translation is MTPIETYAEELIQELRSAGRTSNLTGMARYGIDTTHAWGTGMPVVRALAKRTKRHHELSLILWDSGWHEARILAALIADPLKLSRAQMDRWVQACNSWDLTDQCCMNLFWASPYAPEAMHDWALREEEFVKRAAFATLASLALHGKTLSDQDFIALLPLIERGATDERNFVKKSVNWALRQIGKRSLVLHQAAVTMAEQLLKSDSRSACWIARDALRELRNEVTIGRIRAKEERSMKPKASRAVNTV
- a CDS encoding pirin family protein; the encoded protein is MVTYRPAAERGLTRSNWLRSYHSFSFNTYFDPRHMQFGPLRVLNDDYVDAGAGFPMHAHRDMEILTWVVEGTLEHRDSTGGQGIIRPGELQRMTAGRGVRHSEFNHSQDESLRLLQIWILPDENGLDASYEQQSFDPSLWHNSFYELASGAGGEGSITINQDVRMFIVQLDQGIEASRGLSQERGAYVFTIDGSLTVNGQPVTTGDAVMLEREREIRIQSETGGSVLLFDLPL
- a CDS encoding MarR family transcriptional regulator gives rise to the protein MHTTHKYGSKADKALNLWIKLARAYSVFNKASVHDIRGFGLTQPQFGALECLGHLGPMTIGELSRKMLVSGGNMTCVVDNLEKEGLVQRSTDMSDRRSVIVELTEKGIRTFEEIFPRHAEFVADVAAVLNEEEQEQLALLLKKLGTNIHY